TTGGCCCCGCCGCCAATGGCGTCAACACGTTTGCCGGCAAGGTCACGCGCGACCGCTTTCTTGGCAGCTTTCGCCGCTTCGACTTCGAAGTCGGTGGCGTCACGTTGCTCGGCGAGACCGGAGACATGGCCGAAATCACGTCCATTCACATTGCGCCAGAAGCCATCCAGCTGCTGGCGGATCACGACGGCAAGGCGCCGTAAACCACTGGAGGCATCGATGAGAGCACTGCAGAGATCGTTGACGATCGCCGCGCTGACGCTGGCGCCGGTTCTGGCGCAGGCGCAGACCGTGATGAACTCCCCGGAGCTCTATCCGGGCGAGAAGGCGCTCTACGAGGCGGCGGCCAAGGAAGGCATGGTCGTGTCGTTTGACACCGGCCCGACCTGGGCCAACTGGGCGGCGCAGTTCAAGGCCTTCAAAACGCGCTATCCGGCGGTCGAGATGGCCTATAACGATCTCGGCTCGGCCGCGACCGTGATCGCGCTCGACAAGGCGCGTAACCGCCCGCAGGCCGACACCGCTTATTATTTCGCCGCCTCGGCGGTTGACGCGGTGGCCAAGGACGTCGTCGCGCCGTTCAAGCCGGTGAACTTCGACAAGCTGCCGGACGTGTTCCGCGAGCCGAGCGGCAAGTGGTTCACCATCCACCAGCTCACCATCGCCTTTATCGTCAACAAGAAGCTGGTCAAGCAGGTGCCGCAGACCTGGGCCGATCTGCTCAAGCCGGAATACAAGAACACGGTGGTCTATCTCGATCCGCGCTCGACCGGTGTCGGCCAAGTGATGACCTTCGGCGCCGCGTACGCCAACGGCGGCAGCGTCGACAATGTCACGCCGGGCATCGACTATCTCGGCAAGCTGCACAAGGCCGGTTCGGTGCTGCGCGTGGTCGGCACGACGCCGTATTCGCAGTTCGTCAAGGGCGAGATCCCGGTCTGGATCTCCTATGAGAATGACGGCATGAAGGCCAAGTACATCGACGGTCTCGGCGACCAGGTTGAGGTCGTTGTGCCGAAGGACGGTTCGGTCGCGGCGCCTTACGGCATCAGCCTCGTCAAGAACGGGCCGAACCCGAATGCCGGCAAGCTCTGGCTCAACTTCATCATGACCGACTTCGGACAGGGCATCTTCGCCGAAGGCTTCGTGCGTCCGTCGGTGCCGGGCGTCAAGCTGCCGGCGAGCGTTGCCGACAAGCTGCCGCCGGCGCCGCAGGTCAAGCCGCTCGACGTGCAGAAAGCCGCGGCCAAGAAGCAGGAAATCGACACCGGCTGGGCCAAGGCCGCGGTGGCGAACTAGAGACGAACGGCAATGCGCCGGGATTATCAGCTCATGCTCGCGCTGCCCGGCGCAGCCGTGTTCGTTTTCTTTTTCCTGATCCCGCTGATTGCCGTGTCCGCCGACGGTTTTACCGGCGGCGGCGCGGCGTTCCTGCGTGTCGTTCACAACGAGCTGTTCTGGGGCGGCCTGCGCGGTTCGCTGATCCTGGGCACGACGGCATCGGTGTTTTCGCTTATCGTCGGCTTCATCGTGGCGCTGCATTTGTCGCGGCTGTCGGAACGGGCGCGCACCGTGTTGATGTTTTTCATCGCACTGCCGCTGACCTTCTCCGGCCTGATCGTGGCCTATGGCTTCATCCTGTCTTACGGCCGTGCCGGCTTCATCACGCAAATCCTGTCCTATGTTGGCGCCGATCCGGTTGCCTTTTCGCGGCTTCTGTTTTCGCCACAAGGTCTGGCCTTCGCCGCGTCGTATTATCTGATCCCGCGCGTCGTCATGCTGATGCTGCCGGTGCTCGTCAATTTCGATAGCGCTCAGTTCGCCGCCGCGGAATCGCTCGGCGCCACGCGGGGCCAGGTGATCCGTCAGATATTGATTCCGCAGATCTTGCCGACAGCGGTGTCGGCCTTCTGCCTGATCGCGGCGGTGGCGGTCGGGGCCTATGGCACGGCGCTGGCTTTGGTCGGCACGCAGGTCAACATCCTGCCGCTCCAGCTTTACAGCATGATCTCGGAGAGTGGCTCGGATTTTCCGGCCGCTGCGGCATTGTCGCTGATCCTGATGGCGATATGCTCCTGCATCATCGCCGTCGGCGAAATCGCGGCGGCCCGGCACGAGAGGCAGGATATTGTCCGCTGATTTGAGCAATGAGGCGATGTCCCTTCGGGAACAGGCGATTTGGCGGCAGCGGCGCTCTGGAACGCCCGTGCGCCAGCCGGTGGCCGTCATCGGCCCGCGCGAGGCGAGCGAGGGGCAACTGGCCGCTGCCGAGCAGGTGGGTGCCGCACTGGCGCGTATCGGCTTCACCGTGGTCTGTGGTGGCCGTCAGGGCATCATGGAAGCGGTGTGCCGGGGCGTGGCGGCCGAGAAAGGCATCAGCATCGGCCTTTTGCCGGACACCGAAGCCACGGCCGCCAATCCCTATGTGACCGTACCGATCGCTACCGGCCTCGGCGAAGCGCGCAACGCGATCGTCGCCCGCGCCGGGTTCTGCATCGTCGTCATCGGCGACAGTTACGGCACGCTCTCCGAAGTAGCATTGGGCCTGCAATTCGGCCGGCCGGTGTTCGGGCTTCTGGGCGCGGCGAGTGTCAAAGGCGTGGTGTCATGCGACAGCGTCGATGCCGCGATTGACGGCGTCTGCAAGCTGTCGCTGGGGCTACCTTAAGCCCTTTCCTCCCAAATCGCCGCCAGATGCACGATGGTGCGCACCGCGGCCTGCATGTCCTGAACGCTGACCCATTCCAGCGGCGAGTGGAAGCCGTGGCCGCCGGCGAAGATGTTGGGGCAGGGCAGGCCCATGAAGGACAGCCGCGAACCGTCGGTGCCGCCGCGAATACTGTCCTTCTCCGGCTTGAGGCCGGCGCGGCGCACCGCTTCCATGGCGTTGTCGACGATCTGCGGGTGGCGGTCGAGCACGACCTTCATGTTGCGGTACTGCTCCTTGACCTCGAACGTGTAAGACGAGCGCGGGAAGTCGCGCATCACGTCCTTGATCGTGCTCTCCAGCAGTGCTGCCTTTTCCCGCAGCCCGTCTTCGGTGAAGTCGCGGATGATGTATTGCAGTTTGGCCTCGCCAAGCTGCGACGTCACCGCGACCGGGTGCAGAAAGCCGTCGCGGCCTTGCGTCGTCTCCGGCGTGCAAGTGTCCTTGGGCAGAGCATCGACGATGCGCGCGGCAATCCTGATGGCGTTTTCCATCCGGCCCTTGGCGAAACCGGGATGGGCGGCGAGCCCCGTGATGATGATGGTCGCGGCATCGGCCGAGAAGGTCTCGTCCTCGATGGTGCCGGCCGTGGACCCGTCCATTGTGTAGGCGAAATCGGCGCCCAGGCGCTTGAGGTCCGCTTTGTCGACGCCGCGGCCGATCTCTTCATCGGGCGTGAACAGCACTTTGATGGTGCCATGCTTGATCTCGGGGTGCGCCGCGAGGAAGCGCAGGGCATCGACAATCTCGGCGAGGCCGGCCTTGTCGTCGGCACCGAGCAGGGTGGTGCCGTCCGAGGTGACGATGTCGTTGCCAATCTGGCTGGCGAGGGCCGGATGGTCGGCGGGCCTGATCACGCGCGCGTTGTCGCCGGGCAGGACGATGTCGCCGCCCTGATAGTTGCGCACGATCTGCGGCTTCACGTTGGCACCAGAGAAATCCGGAGAGGTGTCCATGTGCGAGCAGAAGCAGATCACCGGCACCGTCTTGTCGGTGTTGGCCGGCAGCGTCGCATAGACATAGCCGTTATCGTCCATATCGGCGTCGCTGAGGCCGATATCGCGCAATTCGCTTACCAGCAGGCGGCCCAGCGTCTTCTGCTTCTCCGTCGAGGGCGTAGACGGCGACTCCGGATCGGACTGCGTGTCGATGACGACGTAACGCAGGAAACGCGCAAGGACGGTGTAGTCGAAAGCGGGGAACGCTGGCATTCCGGGACTCTCAGTCGCGTGTCATGAAAAACAAAAACGGCAGGTCGGGCATTCAAGCCGCGAGCCTGCCGTCGATGATGCCGGAGAGTCCAGCGAGACTGAAGAAAGCCTCAGACCGCTTCCTTGAGCTCCTTGGCGGCGCGGAAGGCGACCTTCTTCGACGCCTTGATCTGGATCTGCTCGCCGGTAGCGGGATTGCGGCCGATACGCGCGGCGCGCTTGCGCACCTGAAGGATGCCGAGTCCGCCGATGCGAATACGCTCGCCCTTCTTCAGATGCTTGACAATGTTGCCGACAAAATCACCCAGGACGGTTTCGGCCTGCTTCTTCGACATCTCGTGGGATTCGGCGAGCGCCGCAGCGAGATGCTTCAGGGTAACCGTTGCCGGAGCCTTCGTTGCCGTAGCCATCAGGGGACCCTCCTCTTGATCCTCAAGGTGTGGCGGAGCGCCAAACCATCGTGCCCGCATAGACGATTCGATGCCGGTCTGGCCATGATTCTTCCGATAAATAGGGCTTTTTCGCAACTTGGGGCATGCGGCGGTGCGGTGGTCCTCGACTTGTCCCTGTCTTGTCCGAGACTTGTCCTTGACTTGGGGCAGGCCCCCCTATAACTCACGCCCCACGCCCGCGGGGGCGTAGCTCAGTTGGTTAGAGCGCTGCCCTGTCACGGCAGAGGCCGCGGGTTCGAGTCCCGTCGCTCCCGCCATTTCTCCGATGAAAATCAGAGACTTAAGAAGGCTCGCCATTTGGCGAGCTTTTTTCATTGTGCGATAGTTGGTGGCAAGCTGCCGAAGCGCAGGACAAGTTAGGTCGCTGCCGTGACAGGGCAGCGCTCTAACTGACCGGAGGACCGCCCCATGCCCAGCCCCAAACTCGGCGTCAAAGCCCTGTTTTTCGACGTCTTCGGAACTCTGGTCGACTGGCGCACCTCGGTCGCCCGCGAGTCCGAACGGATTCTGGGCGCTCTCGGCTTCAACCTCGACTGGCTGGCCTTTGCCGACGCCTGGCGCGACGAGTACCAGCCGGGCATGGAGGAGGTCCGCTCCGGCCGGCTGCCGTTCAGCAAACTCGACGTCCTGCACCGGGCCAATCTGGTGCGTATGGCGCCGCGGTTCGGCCTGGAGAACTTTTCCGACGAGGTGCTCGACGATCTGACCCTGGTCTGGCACCGGCTCGACGCTTGGCCCGAGGTTCCGGCGGCGCTGGCGCGGCTCAGGGCAAAATTCCGCATCGCGCCGGTGTCAAATGGCAATATTTCGCTGATGGTCGACCTCGCACGCCGCAACGGCCTGCCATGGGACGCCATTCTCGGCGCCGAGATCGCCGGCGACTACAAGCCGAAGCCGCAAGTCTACCTGGCTGCCTGCGCTGCCTTCGATCTTGAACCCTGGCAGTGCATGATGGTGGCGGCGCATTCGAGCGACCTTGCCGCGGCGGCCGCGTGCGGCCTGCGGACCGGACATATCGCCCGGCCGAACGAGCACGGTCCGGGCAAGGGAGAGAAATCGCCGAGCGTCCCGGTGGATGTGGCGGGTAGCGATCTTGCCGACCTGGCGGACAGACTGGGCGCTTAAGCGGGCGGATTCGCCGCGCCGGTGCCGCACTCGGCATAGGTCTACCGCGATCCACAGATTGCATTGCGCGCGCCCGTTTTTGACGGCCGACGGGGGGTAAAGTCGGCTTGCCAAGCAGTTGTGCGCTGCGCTAAGCCTCAGCCGCTTCGTCCTTGCAACGTTTCCAAACAAAGCCTTGGCTTTTTGTGGGTTTTGCTCGGGAACAAGGGTGCCGACCGCGGCGACTCGCGGGACGAAAAAGGCCGCCTCGAGGGGGCAGGGGCGGAAAGATTATAGGGGTCGCCAATGAGCGGTTTGCTGCAGGACTATCTGCCCCTCGTGATCTTCATCGGCGTGTCGCTCGTGATCGGGCTGGCGCTTCTCGTCGCCCCGTTCCTCGTCGCCTTCCAGCAGCCCGATCCGGAAAAGCTGTCGGCCTACGAATGCGGTTTCAACGCCTTCGACGACGCGCGCATGAAATTCGACGTGCGCTTCTACCTGGTCGCCATCCTCTTCATTATTTTCGATCTTGAAGTGAGCTTCCTGTTCCCGTGGGCGGTGGCCTTCAAGGAGGTTGGGGTGTTCGGCTTCTGGTCGATGATGCTGTTCCTCGGCGTGCTCACCATCGGCTTCATTTACGAATGGAAGAAGGGCGCGCTCGAATGGGATTGAGCCAGCCATGACGCTCGTCGCACCAGCTCCCAGAGGCATTCTCGACCCGGCCACCGGCAAGCCGATCGGGTCCGACGATGCTTTTTTCACAGGCATCAATAACGAATTGTCCGATAAGGGCTTCATCGTTACCGCGGCCGACGACCTCATTACGTGGGCGCGCACCGGCTCGCTGATGTGGATGACCTTCGGTCTCGCCTGCTGCGCGGTCGAGATGATGCAGGTGTCGATGCCGCGCTACGACGTCGAACGCTTCGGCTTTGCGCCGCGCGCCTCACCGCGGCAGTCCGACGTGATGATCGTCGCCGGCACGCTGACCAACAAGATGGCGCCGGCTTTGCGCAAGGTTTACGACCAGATGCCGGAACCGCGCTACGTCATCTCGATGGGCTCCTGCGCCAACGGGGGCGGCTACTATCACTACTCCTACAGCGTGGTGCGCGGCTGCGATCGCATCGTGCCGGTCGATATCTACGTGCCGGGCTGCCCGCCGACGGCGGAGGCGCTGCTCTACGGGGTGCTGCTGCTGCAAAAGAAAATTCGCCGCGTCGGCACGATCGAGCGGTGACGGTGGGTCATGGACATTCTCACGACGCTCGACAATCTCGGCGCCTCGATTAAGGCCGCGCTGCCCGATGCGGTGACCGGTCATGAGGTCGCGTTCGGCGAACTCAACATCACCGCCAACGCCGCCGACATCGTCAAGGTCGTCAAGTTCCTGCGCGACGATCCGGCCTGCCAGTTCGTCTGCATCATCGACATCACCGCCGTCGATTATCCGGGCCGCGAGCAGCGCTTCGACGTCGTCTATCATTTGCTGTCGCCGCGCCTGAACCAGCGCATCCGCGTCAAGGTCATGACGGATGAGGTTACACCGGTGCCGTCGGTCATCGAGGTGTTCCGCGGCGCCGACTGGTTCGAACGCGAGACCTACGATCTCTACGGCGTCTTGTTCACCGGCCACCCCGACATGCGCCGCATTCTCACCGATTACGGTTTCGAGGGGCATCCGCTGCGCAAGGACTTCCCGATGACCGGGTTCGTCGAGGTGCGCTATGACGACGAGCAGAAGCGCGTCGTCTACGACAAGGTGAAGCTCAATCAGGAGTTTCGTTCGTTCGATTTCCTCTCGCCCTGGGAAGGCACCGATTACGTGCTGCCGGGCGATGAGAAGGCCAAAGAGCCGGGGCAGGGCAACAAGCTCGCCGGCGAGCCCGAGAAGAAGGCGACGCCATAATGGCTGAGACAGCCATCCGTAATTTCACGATCAACTTCGGTCCGCAGCATCCGGCGGCGCACGGCGTGCTGCGCCTGGTGCTTGAGCTCGACGGTGAGGTCGTTGATCGCGTCGATCCGCATATCGGCCTCCTGCATCGCGGCACCGAGAAGCTGATCGAAGCGAAGACCTATCTGCAGGCGATCCCGTATTTTGATCGGCTCGATTACGTCGCGCCGATGAACCAGGAACACGCCTTCTGCCTCGCGGTGGAGAAGCTGCTCGGATTGCAGGTGCCGAAGCGCGCGCAGCTCATTCGCGTGCTCTATTCGGAAATCGGCCGCATCCTGTCGCATCTCTTGAATGTCACGACGCAGGCGATGGACGTCGGCGCGCTCACCCCGCCGCTGTGGGGCTTTGAAGAGCGCGAAAAGCTGATGGTGTTCTACGAGCGGGCCTCCGGCTCGCGCATGCATGCGGCTTACTTCCGCGTCGGCGGTGTGCATCAGGACCTGCCGCGCCAGCTCATCGACGACATCTACGACTGGTGCGATCCGTTCCTGAAGGTCGTCGACGACCTCGATACGCTGCTCACCGGCAACCGTATCTTCAAGCAGCGCAATGTCGACATCGCGATCGTGAAGCTCGAGGACGCCTGGAACTGGGG
The Pseudolabrys sp. FHR47 genome window above contains:
- a CDS encoding NADH-quinone oxidoreductase subunit C is translated as MDILTTLDNLGASIKAALPDAVTGHEVAFGELNITANAADIVKVVKFLRDDPACQFVCIIDITAVDYPGREQRFDVVYHLLSPRLNQRIRVKVMTDEVTPVPSVIEVFRGADWFERETYDLYGVLFTGHPDMRRILTDYGFEGHPLRKDFPMTGFVEVRYDDEQKRVVYDKVKLNQEFRSFDFLSPWEGTDYVLPGDEKAKEPGQGNKLAGEPEKKATP
- a CDS encoding NADH-quinone oxidoreductase subunit B family protein, whose amino-acid sequence is MTLVAPAPRGILDPATGKPIGSDDAFFTGINNELSDKGFIVTAADDLITWARTGSLMWMTFGLACCAVEMMQVSMPRYDVERFGFAPRASPRQSDVMIVAGTLTNKMAPALRKVYDQMPEPRYVISMGSCANGGGYYHYSYSVVRGCDRIVPVDIYVPGCPPTAEALLYGVLLLQKKIRRVGTIER
- a CDS encoding NADH-quinone oxidoreductase subunit A produces the protein MSGLLQDYLPLVIFIGVSLVIGLALLVAPFLVAFQQPDPEKLSAYECGFNAFDDARMKFDVRFYLVAILFIIFDLEVSFLFPWAVAFKEVGVFGFWSMMLFLGVLTIGFIYEWKKGALEWD
- a CDS encoding TIGR00725 family protein gives rise to the protein MRQPVAVIGPREASEGQLAAAEQVGAALARIGFTVVCGGRQGIMEAVCRGVAAEKGISIGLLPDTEATAANPYVTVPIATGLGEARNAIVARAGFCIVVIGDSYGTLSEVALGLQFGRPVFGLLGAASVKGVVSCDSVDAAIDGVCKLSLGLP
- the pepT gene encoding peptidase T, which codes for MPAFPAFDYTVLARFLRYVVIDTQSDPESPSTPSTEKQKTLGRLLVSELRDIGLSDADMDDNGYVYATLPANTDKTVPVICFCSHMDTSPDFSGANVKPQIVRNYQGGDIVLPGDNARVIRPADHPALASQIGNDIVTSDGTTLLGADDKAGLAEIVDALRFLAAHPEIKHGTIKVLFTPDEEIGRGVDKADLKRLGADFAYTMDGSTAGTIEDETFSADAATIIITGLAAHPGFAKGRMENAIRIAARIVDALPKDTCTPETTQGRDGFLHPVAVTSQLGEAKLQYIIRDFTEDGLREKAALLESTIKDVMRDFPRSSYTFEVKEQYRNMKVVLDRHPQIVDNAMEAVRRAGLKPEKDSIRGGTDGSRLSFMGLPCPNIFAGGHGFHSPLEWVSVQDMQAAVRTIVHLAAIWEERA
- a CDS encoding ABC transporter substrate-binding protein; the encoded protein is MRALQRSLTIAALTLAPVLAQAQTVMNSPELYPGEKALYEAAAKEGMVVSFDTGPTWANWAAQFKAFKTRYPAVEMAYNDLGSAATVIALDKARNRPQADTAYYFAASAVDAVAKDVVAPFKPVNFDKLPDVFREPSGKWFTIHQLTIAFIVNKKLVKQVPQTWADLLKPEYKNTVVYLDPRSTGVGQVMTFGAAYANGGSVDNVTPGIDYLGKLHKAGSVLRVVGTTPYSQFVKGEIPVWISYENDGMKAKYIDGLGDQVEVVVPKDGSVAAPYGISLVKNGPNPNAGKLWLNFIMTDFGQGIFAEGFVRPSVPGVKLPASVADKLPPAPQVKPLDVQKAAAKKQEIDTGWAKAAVAN
- a CDS encoding HU family DNA-binding protein yields the protein MATATKAPATVTLKHLAAALAESHEMSKKQAETVLGDFVGNIVKHLKKGERIRIGGLGILQVRKRAARIGRNPATGEQIQIKASKKVAFRAAKELKEAV
- a CDS encoding ABC transporter permease, encoding MLALPGAAVFVFFFLIPLIAVSADGFTGGGAAFLRVVHNELFWGGLRGSLILGTTASVFSLIVGFIVALHLSRLSERARTVLMFFIALPLTFSGLIVAYGFILSYGRAGFITQILSYVGADPVAFSRLLFSPQGLAFAASYYLIPRVVMLMLPVLVNFDSAQFAAAESLGATRGQVIRQILIPQILPTAVSAFCLIAAVAVGAYGTALALVGTQVNILPLQLYSMISESGSDFPAAAALSLILMAICSCIIAVGEIAAARHERQDIVR
- a CDS encoding NADH-quinone oxidoreductase subunit D yields the protein MAETAIRNFTINFGPQHPAAHGVLRLVLELDGEVVDRVDPHIGLLHRGTEKLIEAKTYLQAIPYFDRLDYVAPMNQEHAFCLAVEKLLGLQVPKRAQLIRVLYSEIGRILSHLLNVTTQAMDVGALTPPLWGFEEREKLMVFYERASGSRMHAAYFRVGGVHQDLPRQLIDDIYDWCDPFLKVVDDLDTLLTGNRIFKQRNVDIAIVKLEDAWNWGYSGVMVRGSGAAWDLRKSQPYECYSELDFDIPIGKNGDCYDRYLIRMEEMRQSARIMKQCCDKLRAPEGLGPVSAVDQKIVPPKRGEMKKSMEALIHHFKLYTEGFHVPAGEVYAAVEAPKGEFGVYLVADGTNKPYKCKIRAPGFAHLQSMDWLCKGHLLADVSAILGSIDIVFGEVDR
- a CDS encoding haloacid dehalogenase type II; this translates as MPSPKLGVKALFFDVFGTLVDWRTSVARESERILGALGFNLDWLAFADAWRDEYQPGMEEVRSGRLPFSKLDVLHRANLVRMAPRFGLENFSDEVLDDLTLVWHRLDAWPEVPAALARLRAKFRIAPVSNGNISLMVDLARRNGLPWDAILGAEIAGDYKPKPQVYLAACAAFDLEPWQCMMVAAHSSDLAAAAACGLRTGHIARPNEHGPGKGEKSPSVPVDVAGSDLADLADRLGA